A window from Treponema sp. J25 encodes these proteins:
- a CDS encoding AGE family epimerase/isomerase gives MMDHSYVTEGLGPFALWGEQELVGHILPFWECYGRDPEHPGFYGELDNQRRGNSSVPRSVVMTARHLWTYSAASRLFPQYRPRYLEMATYAYQVLRQQYVDPVHGGVFWTVHPDGKPEVAKKQLYGQAFALYGLSEYALALLEGGAKEAPSPEASSSRLLEKTRYTSVFSPSLQRTLDVHRETELPAVLQLAHRLFTLMETYGRDPTYGGYWEARSQDWSVTDDMRLSPRDMNCQKSMNTNLHVLEAYTTYYRLLQHLRAHQQESEPKAKFREMSHEEKKLPQKEGIVSPHQVAESLRDLLEITTQHILGKEGHLILYFDETWRPLGEPLISYGHDIEASWLLWEAAETLASGGDLSTGAVQFYRDTAVRMAEVSLQEGFDSPEKPQGELKEPPKGFSGKPSSGALDNEHHGNHRDHTRIWWCQAEALVGYINAYQLSGKSAFLDAAYQVKNWISQFQIDPIDGEWFWAVSREGIPDLSQPKGGNWKASYHNGRCCMELIRRAKPAATL, from the coding sequence ATGATGGACCATTCGTACGTTACTGAGGGTCTTGGGCCTTTTGCCCTATGGGGAGAGCAGGAACTTGTAGGCCATATTCTTCCCTTCTGGGAGTGCTATGGCCGGGATCCAGAGCATCCTGGCTTTTATGGCGAGTTGGATAACCAGCGGCGGGGAAATTCCTCTGTTCCCCGATCGGTGGTAATGACGGCCCGGCATCTGTGGACCTACAGTGCCGCAAGCCGACTTTTTCCCCAATATCGGCCGCGGTACCTCGAAATGGCTACCTATGCCTACCAGGTGTTGCGCCAGCAGTATGTGGACCCCGTGCACGGTGGGGTCTTCTGGACGGTCCATCCCGATGGGAAGCCAGAGGTTGCCAAGAAACAGTTATATGGGCAGGCCTTTGCCCTCTATGGGTTAAGCGAGTATGCCCTGGCTTTGCTGGAAGGAGGCGCCAAAGAGGCCCCTTCGCCAGAGGCATCCTCCTCTCGGCTCCTAGAAAAAACAAGATATACCTCGGTTTTTTCGCCTTCCTTACAAAGAACCCTAGATGTTCACCGGGAAACAGAACTTCCCGCGGTACTTCAACTCGCCCATAGGCTTTTTACCTTGATGGAAACCTATGGCCGGGATCCAACATATGGGGGCTACTGGGAAGCCCGCAGTCAGGATTGGTCGGTAACCGATGACATGCGGCTTTCGCCCCGGGATATGAATTGCCAGAAATCGATGAACACGAACCTCCATGTCCTCGAGGCCTACACCACCTACTACCGGCTGTTACAACACCTAAGGGCCCACCAGCAAGAATCGGAACCCAAGGCGAAATTTCGCGAGATGAGCCACGAAGAAAAAAAGCTCCCCCAGAAGGAAGGGATAGTCTCCCCCCATCAGGTAGCAGAAAGCCTTCGCGATCTCCTCGAAATCACAACGCAGCATATTTTAGGGAAAGAGGGGCACCTCATCCTTTATTTTGATGAAACCTGGCGTCCCCTGGGCGAACCCCTCATTTCCTATGGTCATGATATTGAAGCAAGCTGGCTCCTGTGGGAAGCGGCCGAAACCCTTGCAAGTGGTGGAGACCTGAGTACAGGGGCCGTACAATTCTACCGGGACACCGCCGTAAGAATGGCGGAGGTTTCTCTGCAAGAAGGCTTCGATTCCCCGGAGAAGCCCCAGGGGGAACTCAAGGAACCGCCGAAAGGTTTCTCAGGAAAGCCCTCCTCCGGGGCCCTGGACAACGAACACCACGGGAACCATCGGGACCATACCCGGATCTGGTGGTGTCAGGCAGAAGCCCTGGTGGGGTACATAAATGCCTACCAGCTTAGTGGCAAGTCGGCTTTTCTTGATGCGGCCTATCAGGTAAAAAACTGGATCAGTCAATTCCAGATCGACCCCATCGATGGAGAATGGTTCTGGGCGGTCAGCAGAGAGGGCATTCCCGACCTTTCTCAACCCAAGGGAGGAAACTGGAAAGCTTCCTATCATAACGGCCGCTGCTGCATGGAACTGATACGGCGGGCAAAACCTGCCGCTACATTATAA